A stretch of Polypterus senegalus isolate Bchr_013 chromosome 3, ASM1683550v1, whole genome shotgun sequence DNA encodes these proteins:
- the ptrhd1 gene encoding putative peptidyl-tRNA hydrolase PTRHD1 translates to MAGAGGGSGSARRLVQYVVVRSDLVRSLAWPLGAVITQACHAATAAIHLNYNDPDTQQYLAELDSMHKVVLEAPDEASLTGLSETLSQEAIAHKLWIEQPENIPTCLALKPYPKETVHPLLRKFKLFK, encoded by the exons ATGGCCGGAGCCGGAGGAGGCTCGGGCTCGGCGCGGAGACTTGTGCAGTATGTTGTGGTGCGTTCGGATTTGGTGCGATCCTTAGCATGGCCCCTGGGCGCTGTCATCACCCAGGCTTGTCACGCAGCTACTGCGGCCATCCATTTAAACTACAATGATCCGGATACACAGCAGTACCTGGCCGAGCTGGACAGCATGCACAAAGTGGTGCTCGAG GCACCAGATGAAGCATCACTCACTGGCTTGTCTGAAACACTTTCCCAGGAGGCCATAGCTCATAAGCTTTGGATTGAACAACCAGAAAACATACCTACCTGTCTGGCATTAAAGCCTTATCCAAAAGAAACCGTTCATCCTTTACTGCGAAAATTTAAACTGTTCAAATGA